A window of the Streptomyces formicae genome harbors these coding sequences:
- a CDS encoding cytochrome P450: MTVNDHRRAVPSARRRIPLVGNALSLLHDPVAFLTSLHRQGDIVRVHIGAWPVYFVTTPELVWQVLVTDAGDFELGRILERQRVVFRNGIVTADGDLHRRQRLLMQPAFHRSRIEHYITTMNEHANAMAGAWRPGQCLALDEHLHELMLTIITSTMFSADPAAAAVAEVRRSLPLIAKGVMMRSALPPVFDRLPIPLNRRFTAASKRLRAIIIEIIDNHGGDGHDLLSLLRTARDDQGRPMSREQLCDELIGIMLGGTEATANIVAWAFHELAQAPHCADRLGDEIDTVLGGRQPGGKDLTRLPYTANIINETLRLHSPLLNMRRATQPVRIAGVTLPTGTEVAFSPYVLHRDPRLHDQPDRFVPERWDTEDPALSHTMFLPFAAGPHKCIGESFARAEIAITIATIASRWRLHAAPGNQVREVLASVPRPNALPMVVQQRRTDLLPR; encoded by the coding sequence GTGACCGTCAACGATCACCGGCGCGCTGTGCCGTCGGCCCGGCGGAGGATTCCCCTCGTCGGAAACGCCTTGTCCCTTCTTCACGACCCGGTCGCGTTCCTGACCTCGCTGCACCGGCAGGGCGACATCGTCCGCGTCCACATCGGCGCCTGGCCCGTGTACTTCGTGACCACACCCGAGCTGGTCTGGCAGGTGCTGGTCACGGACGCCGGGGACTTCGAACTCGGCCGGATCCTCGAACGTCAGCGCGTGGTCTTCCGGAACGGCATCGTCACCGCTGACGGCGACCTGCACCGGCGGCAGAGGCTGCTCATGCAACCAGCCTTCCACCGCTCAAGGATCGAGCACTACATCACGACCATGAACGAGCACGCCAACGCCATGGCGGGCGCCTGGCGCCCCGGACAGTGCCTCGCCCTCGATGAGCACTTACACGAACTCATGCTGACCATCATCACCTCGACGATGTTCTCCGCAGACCCCGCAGCCGCCGCGGTCGCCGAGGTCCGCAGATCGCTCCCACTCATCGCCAAGGGCGTGATGATGCGATCAGCACTCCCGCCGGTATTCGACCGCCTGCCCATCCCGCTCAACCGCCGCTTCACCGCGGCCAGCAAGAGACTCAGAGCCATCATCATCGAGATCATCGACAACCACGGCGGAGACGGCCACGACCTGCTCTCCCTCCTGCGGACAGCGCGCGATGACCAGGGCCGGCCAATGAGTAGGGAGCAACTCTGCGACGAGCTGATCGGGATCATGCTCGGCGGCACGGAGGCCACCGCAAACATCGTCGCCTGGGCATTCCATGAACTCGCCCAAGCGCCACACTGCGCGGACCGGCTCGGCGACGAGATCGACACAGTCCTCGGCGGAAGGCAGCCAGGCGGCAAGGACCTCACCCGCCTGCCCTACACAGCCAACATCATCAACGAGACCCTCCGTCTGCACTCCCCGTTGCTGAACATGCGCCGAGCCACACAACCGGTCCGGATAGCCGGAGTCACCCTGCCTACCGGCACCGAAGTCGCCTTCAGCCCTTACGTCCTCCACCGCGATCCCCGACTGCATGACCAGCCAGACCGCTTCGTCCCCGAGAGGTGGGACACCGAGGATCCAGCACTCTCACACACGATGTTCCTGCCGTTCGCCGCAGGTCCCCACAAATGCATCGGGGAGAGCTTCGCACGAGCCGAAATCGCCATCACCATTGCCACCATCGCCTCGCGATGGCGGTTACACGCCGCACCGGGTAACCAAGTCCGCGAAGTCCTGGCATCAGTCCCACGCCCGAACGCTCTACCGATGGTCGTCCAGCAGCGCAGGACCGACCTGCTCCCGCGGTGA